GGCCGCGATCCAGCGGCGGAACTCCTCTTCCGACTCGCCGACAAACTTCGACAGGTCCCGATTCACTTCAAGCATCGACTGCTGAACGACATCCGACGCGCCCATCTTGGTGCGGAGGTCGGCGCCGATCCCGTGATTGGCGATCGTCATCAGGTAGCGGTAGAACCGGTTGTAAACGACGCCCAACGCGTCGTCGTCCCCGTCACGCGCCGCGGCGAGCAGCGTGTTCCAATCAGAGTCTCCGGCGACGCCAGGTGTGCTCATAGACGGGTCTGCTTCTAAAGATGCCTGCTTGCTCATGCGGCCGCCCGTCTACGCCATCCGTGACGCCGACGCCCCTTTCTGCACCAACAGTCTAACCAGCCAACCACCCCGGTTGACCTCCGGATCGGTTTGCCGCACGCGGTTTTGCAACCGTCGCCGGTCACGTGTGCAAACCCCGGCGGCGACGTCAGGCGCCTGCGGCGCCGTAACCCGTAATGCCCGCATAGTGTCCGCTATCGCGGGTGGTGGCGCCGCGAAGTGAACACGTTCGCGAGGCAAACCGCAACGCGGATTCGAGCGTCGGTTGGAGCGGCTGACCGGCAGCAATGCCGGCAATGCAAGCCGCGGCGAACGCGTCGCCCGCCCCAACCGTGTCGACCAGCGGGTCGGGCGTCGGCGAGCCGGCGATGGTGGAATCGCCGTGCTCGTCGACGGCGCACGCGCCCTCGGCGCCGCAGGTCACGAAGAAGGCCTTGCCGTTGTAGCGCTCGCGGAGCTTGGCCACCGCCGCCGGCGCGTCAGCGGGGCCGTCGCACTTCATGCCGGACAGCTGCGCCAGCTCGTTGTTGTTGAGCTTGGTCCACGCGGCGTCCTGCAGCAGCTCGCCTGCCATCTCGAGGGTGAACCACGGCTTGCGGATGTTGATGTCCACGAATTTGGGCAGTCCGCTCTCGGCCATCAGCCGGCGGATGGTGGTGCGCGACGGCTCGCTGCGGAACGCCAGGCTGCCGACGTACAGCATCGAGAAGCCGCCCTCGGCGAGCAGCTCCGCAGGGAACTGGATATCGTCATAGGCGCGGTCGGGCAGCAGGTTGAAGGTTGGCTCACCGTTGTTGACGGTCACCTCCACCAGGCCGGTTGGCAGCCGCTGGGAGGTCTGCACGCCGGCGGTGCTCATGCCCCACTCCCGCATCCGCTCGAGGATCATCCGCCCGTTGTCGTCGTCGGCCACGGCGGTGACCATCACCGGCGACAGGCCGAACCCGGTGAGGTTCCAGGCCACGTTAAATGGCGCACCGCCGAGTATGCCGCGGCCGTCGGGGAACTGGTCGATGAGGACTTCGCCAACAATCAGCGGCTGGTCGGGCATGGCTCAGGCGGGGCTCCCTAGAAACAGTTTGCGTGCTTGCGGGCAGGGCAGGGGGTCTGCACCGCATCCTAGGCGCCGACCTGCCGGCCGTCGAGGCGCCGCCGCACTACGGTGCGAGCGGCGCGCCGAACGCGTGTTTTTTGACGCTGGGATGCGCGGTGGGCTAGAATCTCGGTTCTCTTACCACCCTCTATTCCAGCCGGCAGCACCGCAGCTATGAAGACGCCCCACCCCTGGACGCCCGCCCTCGCCCTCTGCCTGTTGGCGGCGGCCCAGCCAACCCTCGCGCAGCAGCGGACCGTCGACCCGCCGCGGGCGATCGGCCAGATCGAGATCAACGACCCGGCCGCCGAGTCGCTGATCGACCCCGACGCCGAGATCGAGATCCTCGCCACCGGGTTCGACTGGAGCGAGGGCCCCGTGTGGTCGAAGGAGCTGGGCGCCGTGCTGTTCAGCGACATCCCGCCGAACTCCATCTACAAGTGGAAGGAGGGCGAGGGGCTGTCGCTCTACCTCAAGCCGTCGGGCTACACCGGCGCGGAGGAGCGGGGCGGCGAGCCCGGCGCGAACGGGCTGGCAATCGACAAGCAGGGGCGACTGGTCATGTGCCAGCACGGCGACGCCCAGGTCGCGCGGATGGCGGCGCCGCTCTCCGACCCGGCGCCCAAGTTCGACGCCATCGCCGCCAAGCTCGACGGCAAGCAGCTCAACAGCCCCAACGACCTGGCGCTGCACTCGTCCGGCGCGATCTACTTTACGGACCCGCCGTACGGACGCGTCGGCCGGTTCGAGGACCAGGGCCGTGAGCTGGACTTCCAGGGCGTGTACCGCGTGTCGCCGGCGGGCGAGCTGACGCTGCTCACCAAAGAACTCGAGGCGCCCAACGGCATCGCGTTGTCGCCCGACGAGCGGACGCTGTACGTGGCGCAGTCGTCGGGCCGCCGGCCCATCTACATGGCCTACAACGTGCAGGAGGACGGCGGCATCGACGAGGGACGCGTGCTGCTGGACGTCAAGCACCTGGCCGCCGACCGCCCCGGCAGCCCCGACGGCATGGCCATCGACCGCGACGGCAACCTGTTCGCCACCGGGCCCGGCGGCGTGCTGATCATCACGCCCGAGGGCAAGCACCTGGCGACCATCCGCACCGGCGAGCGGATCGCCAACTGCACGTTCGGCGGCCCCGACGGCCGCACGCTCTTTATGACTTCTGACATGCACCTCTGCCGCGTGCGCGTGAAGACCGCCGGCCTCGGCTTCTGATCCGGGCGCTGGTTGGAGGACGCTGGGCGCTAGTTCTTTTGGTTCTTCCCTCTGGGGATCACCGTGCGCGCCGACCTGTTCCTCCTGCTTCTGCGGGCCGCGTGCGGCGGGTACCTAGAACTGCCGCGCGACGAAGTACGCCGCGGTGACCGGCGTTACCCCTACAGCCCGCACACCCTCTCTAACGCGGCCCGGCAAGCGGTGACGACCGGGCAAAAGGGGTTGTTTCGCTGATCGCGACCGGCTGGCGCGACGATATCAGGTGATGGATTTGGGAGGCGTGCCAGAAGGCAGCCGCCCGGTTCGAAGCGTGCCGGAAAGCCAAACCCGGATCGGTTCCCCTAGCGCCTTCACTGACAAGATCAAGAAGGGCGGTATCCGATGGGCGTGGCGCCGTTCGCGAGTGAAAGGTTTCCCCTCCCCCAAAGTTTCCTGAGGAGTGTGTCAAATGAATCTTCGTATTGCTTCGTCGGCGCTGGTCCTTGGCGCCGTCGTCGTGCTGGGCAGCGCCTCGAACGCCAACGCGTTCTTCGGCCTGCTCGGCGGTGGTTGTGGCGGTTGTTGTGAGCCGACCTGCGGCTGTGAGCCGAGCTGCTGTGCTGAGCCCAGCTGCGGCTGCGAGCCGAGCTGCTGCGTCGACTCGTGCTGCGACCCCTGCTGCGCCCCGCGTCGGTGCTGCATCCTGGACGGCCTGCGTGGCATGTTCAAGCGTAACCACTGCTGCGACTCGTGCTGCGAGCCCACCTGTGGCTGTGAGCCGAGCTGCTGTGCCGAGCCTTCGTGCTGTGCCGAGCCGTCCTGCGGCTGCGAGCCGGCCTGCTGCGACCCTTGCTGCGCCCCGCGTCGGTGCTGCATCCTGGACGGCCTGCGTGGCATGTTCAAGCGTAACCACTGCTGCGATTGCTGCGAGCCCACTTGTGGCTGCGAGCCCAGCTGTGGCGCCCCGAGCTGCGGCTGCGGCATGTAAGCTGAAGCGTTAAAGCGACCCGCCTTTCTTCCTCTGGACAGGCGGAACAGATACTCAGCCGCCGCGTTCATCTGAACGCGGCGGCTGTTGTCGTTTGTGGGCCGCGCTATCCACGGTCAGGTCTGCATTCGCCACCCGACGGCCCCTGCACGACGTTTACCTCTCGTCCTCTTAGTGCGTGCCGCACCCAGTTCGGAGAATGGCCGACTGCTGCCGGCGGTAGCTGGGTCCCCCGGCGCTGCCTGACCGGCGTGCCTTCAGTTGGCGGTTTTCAGTAGAAACCGGCCACCAGGCGCGGTCCAATGATAGGTTGCTGGCGCTGCTGCGTTCTCGACTGGTTGGGACTGGGGGCGGCGCCTGTCCGCGCTGCGCCCCCACCCTAGCCGTCCCCCAGAGAGGGAGGGGATTTCTATTCGCCCACTACCCGAAAACCGAAACCTATCGTGTCCGACTTTGTCCCTAACGACGGACTAGGGTGGACAAAAGTCGCCGACCGAGTCTCCCATGCGATTCGATAGACACTGCTATACCAGGCTGAAACGGGATCCGACGGGGGCGATGCCAGCCGACTTTTGTCCCTAAAAATCGATGCGTCAGAACGGGACAAAAGTCCGCTCGGGCGGGTTGCTTCCGTGATTGGAGAGCGGCGGGAATAATGCGGTGGGCGGCGGACGATTGCCACTCGACTGTCTCCCCAATCCCCGGCTCAACATTCCCAGGCTCAACGGAGAGAAGCCATGCGTCGTCGCTGCCTTGTGATGCTGGTCGTCGGTTTGCTCGCCGCGCCCGGACTGGCCCAGAACCCCGGCCCGATCAACGGCATCGCGCTGGGGCCGGGCAACAACAACGCGGTGCTTGGCTTCGGCGGCCAGCAGGCGCCGGGGCAGGGGGGCGGCGCCAACTACGACTTCGACGCCCTGATCGACCTGATCTCGTCGACCGTCGCGTCGGAGACCTGGGCCGAGAACGGCGGCGGCGAGGCCGAGATCCGCCCGTTCGTCGGCGGCGTGTGGGCCGACGCGCAGGGCACGCTCCGGCAGGCCGCCCGCGCAGAGAAAGCACTCGGAGGCCGGCTCGGCCTGAGCGCCGACCTGGCCAAGCTCCGCGAGCGAGTTGTTGAAGTCCCGCAGGCCCGCGCGAGCGAGTCCGACGCGCGGCGCCCGTCGGCGCTACGGTGCGTCTCGCTGCCGCGGCTGGAGCGTGAGATTGAGCGCCGCCTGGCCGCGGGCAAGCCGCTGGAAGAAGCGATGCTCACGCTGGCCGGGCTGCAGCGGGTGGAGTACGTGTTCGTGTTCCCCGAGACCGGCGACATCGCGCTGGCGGGCCCTGCGGGCGACTGGCGGCTGACCGACGAGCGGCGGCTGGTCTCCTCCGACACGGGGCTGCCGGTCGTGCGGCTCGACGACCTGCTCACGCTGATCCGCCGTGACCCGGCCAGCCCGTTCGGCTGCTCGATCGACCCGCGTCCCGAGGCGTTGGCCGCCGCGCAGCAGTACATCACCGAGCACCCGATCCCGTCCGGCCGCCGCGGCCGCGACCGCTGGCTGGAGCAGGTCCGCGAGCAGGTCGGGCTGCAGGACCTCACCTACCTGGGCATGCCCGGCGACACCCGCGTGGCGTGCGTGCTGGGCGAGGCCGACTACCACATGAAGCTGGTGGGCATGGGCCTGGTGGACGGCGTGCCGGGCATGGAGAGCTACCTGGAGTCGATCCGCGTGAAGCCGGGCGAGCCGGCGCCGGCGGTCGGCGCGGTGCGGTGGTGGTTCGGCATGAACTACGCCGCGGTGGAGCGGTCCGACGCCGGCGACGCGTTCCGCATCGTCGGCCCCGGCGTGAAGGTGATGAGCGAGAACGAGGCGCTCGCCGACCGCGGCGAGCGGCGTCCCACCGGTAAATCGGACGAGCTGTCGCAGGCGTTCGCAACCGGCTTCACCCGCAACTTCCCGGCGCTCGCCGAGAAGTACCCGGTGTACGCGGAGCTGCGGAACGTGTTCGACCTGTCGCTGGCGGCCTCGCTGATCGCGTCGGAGGGGCTGCTACAGCGGGCGGGCTGGCAGCCGGAGATGCTGACCAGCGCCAGCGCGCTGCCGCTGCCCAGGTACGCGGCGCCCACCACGGTGGATACGGTCGCTAACCTGCGGGTGGTGAACCGCCGGCACGTGGTGGCGGGCGTCAGCGGCGGCGTGTGGGCGCGGCCGACCGACGTGCTCGCCAAGAAAACCACCGCCGCCAAGCCGGACGGGCCGCTGCAGTACGCTCCCCAGGCCGCGGCGGCCGAGAGTGGCGTGTGGTGGTGGGACGCCGAGTAGCACCGCCGATGCGGGCCCGCTATTCCTGCGACATCAGGTACGCCAGCAGGTCGCGCAGCTCCGACTCGTCGAGCACGTCGAGCAGGCCGGCCGGCATGGGCGAGTTGCGGGATGGGTAACGGTCCTCGATGTCGTCGGCCTGGAAGGTCTGATAGTGCTTGGGGTCGGTGAAGTCGGTTGCGATCATCACCTCCTGCTTGTTCAGGTTCACCACGCGGCCGACGATGGTGCGCCCGTCGATGTCGAACGCGGTCTGGCGGTACTGGTCAGAGATGGTCGCGTTGGGGTCGACCAGCGCGGTGGCGAGGTCGCGCACCGAGAACCGCCGGCCCACGGCGGTCAGGTCGGGGCCGACCGCGCCGCCCTCGCCGCGGAAGCGGTGGCAGTTGAAGCACTGGGCCTCGGCGAACAGCCGGCGGCCGCGCGCCAGGTCAACGTCGGCGCCGGCTGCGGGCGTGGCGGCGACGACCTCGTCGACGGTCCAGCGCCGCACGAATGGCCGAGCCGCCACAGTCGGCGCCGGCGCTAGCGAGTCGCGGGCGGCGATTAAGTCGGCCACCGCGGCGCGTCCCTCATCGTCCAGGTTCTCGTCGGCCCGCGCGGCGATGCGCTCGGCGTAGGCCTGCATCGACCGGTTGCGGCCCGCGGCCAGCACCTCATTGAGAACGCGGTAGTAGCGGCGGCGGAGCTCGGGCGTCCAGCCACGATCGGCCTGGCAGAGCGCCAGGGCGTAGTGCATGCGCTCGCTCGCCAGCGGCGACTCCTCCATCAGCTTGACCGTCGGCGCGACAGCGGGCGGGTAGCCCACGGCGAGCAGGAACGCGGCCAGTTCGCGGTCGAGCACCGCGGCGCCAGACGGGAACGCGTCGGCGAACTTGGCGACAATCGCGCGGCGGGTCGGCAGCTCCGGCGGGCCGTACCGCAAGTGCGACACGCCCACCGCGCGCAGGAACGCGAGCTGCTGCTCACGCGGGAGCGATGCGAAGTCGGTGTCGCGGAACGCCTCGTACAACCGGTGCGGCGGGTCGACGGATTGATGGCGGGTGGCGGCCAAGAGGGCGTAGGGGCGGATGCGGGGGTCATCTTCGTTGTACGCGCGCTCGAGCCAAGACTCGGCCGGCTGCAGCTCCACGGCCACGCGCGCCGCGTAGCGGATGCGGCGGTCCTCGTGCCCCAGGTACGGCCAGACCGCATCGAGCGCGGTGGGGTCCTGCGCACCGTCGGCGGTGTGGTAACGCTCCAGCTCTTGCCGCAGCGCGATCAGGTCGACCGCGGGCGCCGGGGCAGGGGGGAGCGTGGGCGGCGCGTCGGCGGGGTCGTCGAAGCCGACGTAGACCACCCGCCACAGCGCCGACCCGACGCGCCGCCCGCCGGTGGTCAGGTAGAGCGCGCCGTCGGCCGCGTTGACGGCCAGGTCGGTCACCGGCAGCGGCGACGCGGAGAGGAACGGCTCGACGCTCGCGCGGTAGCCGGCGCCGTCGCTCGACACGTTGACCAGGAACACGCGGCCGTGGCTCCAGTCGCCGACAAACAACGCCGCGCTGTCCGGGAAGGGGAAGCTGGTCCCCGCGCCGAAGGCCACGCCGGTGGGCGAGCCGGGGCCGACCTCCAGCAGCGGCGCCACGCTGTCCTCGTAGTAGGCGGGCCATTTGCCGGTGCCGTGCCGCCAGCCGAACTCGCCGCCGCTCACCACGTGACAGACCCGCGTCGGGCGGTACCACGGGGTGTCGATGTCGTACTCGTTGTCGGAGTCAAAAGTGAACAGGTCGCCCCGCCAGTTGAACGCGATGTCGTACTGGTTGCGGAAGCCCATCGCGAACAGCCGCCAGTCTTGCCCGTCGAGGCTCACCTGGGCGATCCAGCCGCCCGGCTCTCGGAGGTTGGCGAAGCTGCGCAGCGGGTCGTCGATCCGCGGCACGATGGCGTCATCGGCCCAGACGCGGGGCGGGCGGCTCCACGCGAAGTCGGTCGGCGGCGTGATGTTGCCGCAGGCCACCAACAGCGACCGGCCGTCCGGCGCGGGGATCACCGCGTGGGGTCCGTGCTCGCCGCTCGCCGGCAGCTCGCGGAGCAGCTCGGCCTGGTCCCACAGGCCGTCGCCGGTGGTGTCGCGGGCGCGGTACAGGCCCGACGCGGCGTCGCCAGTGGAGTTGACCATCACGTACAGATCACCGTCGAGCACGCACATCCCCTGAGCCATGCCGATCTCCAGCGGCAGCCGCTCGACCACCGTGTCCGACGCGTCGGCGCTGGGCGTGATGACGAACAGCCCGCCGAACTGAGCCGATGCCACCAGCCGGCCGTCGCCCACCGCGGTGAGCGACACCCACGACCCCTCGGTCTTGGGGTCGACGCGGTGCACCAGCTGCAGCTCGTAGCCGGGGCGGATCAGCACATCGCTCAGCAGGCCGGCGTACGCTTCAGCGCACAGGGCGACCGACGGCGTCGCGGCGGCGGTGAGGGCGGCCGCGATCCAGGCGAGGAGGGGTTTCATGCGTCAATTATAGGTCCCCCGTTGCGGCGGACGCCACGCGCCGCAGGGGCTGCACGGCGGTCGGCAGTCGGATTGACGCCCGCGCCCCTAACCCCGGCCCGTGAAACACGTTAAGATCTCCGCAGCCGGCGCCGCGTCAAAGTGTCACACCCACGGCCCGGCGGCCGCACGCCTCTACGCCCGGGCGTTCGCAGCCTCTAGAATTCAAAGCAACCTTGCCCACCTCACCGGGCGTTTCCTTTGGCAGACCCAACCACGCCACCGAAGCTTACGCACCTCGACGAGGAGGGCGCCGCGCAGATGGTGGACGTGGGCGACAAGCCGGCGACCCGCCGCACGGCCCGCGCGTCGGCCCGGCTGCGGATGGCGGCCGCAACGCTCGAGCTCGTCCGCTCGGGCGGCGGCGCCAAGGGCGACGTGCTGCAGGTGGCGCGGCTGGCGGGGGTGATGGCCGCCAAGCGGACCGACGAACTCATCCCGCTGTGCCACGGGCTGCCGCTGGAGTCGGTGGGCGTGGAGTTTGAGTTCGCCGACGAGCAGTCGCTGGTGGTCACGGCCACGGCCCGCGTCACGGCCAAGACCGGCGTCGAGATGGAGGCCCTCACCGCGGTAACGACCGCCGCGCTGACGGTCTACGACATGTGCAAGGCGGTCGACCGGGGGATCGTGATAGGCCCGGTGCAACTGGAAGAGAAGAGCGGCGGCCGCAGCGGCCACTGGCGCCGCGCCGCAACCGGCGACAACCAAGCCGCGGGCGACAAAGAGTAAGGACCCAACCGACTTATGAGTCAGGCAGACCAAACGCTCGCGCACGGCGCCACCGACCTCCGCCAGCTGCTCTCCGGCATCGCCGACGACTTGGCCGCGGTCGAGCGGCGGCTGCAGTCCGAATTGCACAGCCGCGTCCCCCAGGTGGACGAGGTCGTGCGTCACGGCTACCGGCTGGGCGGCAAGCGGCTGCGGCCGGCGCTGGTGCTGCTGGCCGGCCAGGCCGCCGGCGGGCTGACCGACGAGCACCTGGTGCTGTCGGCCGTGGTCGAGATGATCCACACCGCCACGCTCGTGCACGACGACGTGCTCGACGAGGCCGACCTCCGCCGCCACGAGGACACCGTCAACGCGCGCTGGGGCAATGAGACCAGCGTGCTGCTGGGCGACTTCCTGTTCTCACACGCGTTCTACCTGGCCAGCACCACCGGCTCGGCAGAGGCGTGCCAGACCATCGGCCGCGCGACCAACACGGTCTGTGAAGGTGAGATGCAGCAGACGCTCTCCGAGGGCGACTTCGATCTCAGCCAGGACGACTACCTCGCGATCATCACCGCCAAGACCGCCGAGCTGTGCGCGTGCTGCTGCGAGCTGGGCGCCCGCCAGGCCGGCGCCGACGACGCCACGGTCGAGCGGTTCGCCTCGTTCGGGCGCAACCTGGGCGTCGCGTTCCAGATCGCCGACGACCTGTTGGACCTGATGTCCGACGAGGAGGCCACCGGCAAGACCACCGGCGCCGACCTCGCCAAGCGGAAGATGACCCTCCCGCTGATCCACGCCCGCGACGCGCTGGTCAACGGCCCGCGGGCGAACTTCGTCGACCTGCTGGCCACCGCCGACGTCGAGCGGATCCGCGCTCAGGTGAAACTGATGGGCTCGCTGGACTACGCCAACCGGACCGCGGCCGACTACGCCCGCCGCGCGGCGGCCGACCTGGCCGAACTGCCGGACAACCCGGCGTTGCAATCATTGGTGGGACTGGCTAACTTTGCGGCGGCACGCAGCAGTTAGCCTCGTCCTCATCAGGATTGCCATGGAAGCGGAGCCCGAGCATGTAAACCCCTTCGCTTCCCCGCTGGCGGAGGAGGCTGTCGTCAGTTCCGGCGCCCCGCTGGGCGTGTCGGGCGTCGAGGCCATCCGCCACGAGCACATCAAGCGCGAGGCGTCGATCCGATCGGTCGGTTGGCTCTACTACCTCGGCGCTTGTGTGCTGACGGTCAGCGCCACGTTCCTCGCCGCGTCGGCGTTTGTGGGCCCGGCCGCGTACGACCTTGGTCCCTCGCTGCTGGGCGCCGTCTTCGTCGCGCTGCTGGCCGCCCTCGGTTGGTGGGTGGGAGCGGGGCTGCGGCGGCTCAACCCGACCGTCCGGATCCCGGCACTGGTGCTGTCGATCATCGCGCTGTTGATCTCGCTCTTGGGGATCAACGTCATCGGAATGCTCATCCACGGCTATCTGGCGTCGCTGATGGGGAGTGAGAAGAGCAAGTACATCTTCTCGCCCGAGTACAAGGAGATTATCGCCGCCACGCCCCACATCCGTTACAAGTCGTCGACCGTGATGTGGGTGGTGCTGGGCGTGCTGCTGGTCGTGCTCGTGGTCGTCGTGGTCTTCGCCGCCCGCATGGCGCCGTAGCGACGGCGTCACCGTTTCGGCGCCTGACTCCCTCACCGATCAAACCAAGCAGAAAACTATGGATGCGGAACCGGAGCACGTGAACCCCTTTGCCTCCCCGCTGGCGGAGGAGGGGGCCGTCGGCCCTGACGCGCCGTCGGAAAACGCCGCGCTTGAGGCGATCCGGCGGGAGCACCTGTCGCGCGAGGCGTCGATCAAGTCGGTTGGGCTGCTCTACCTGATCCCCGCAGCAATCGGCGCCCTGATGTCGGTGGTCATGGTGTTCGGCGCGGTGGTCGCGGCAACGTCTGGAGAGGTTGGACTGGGCGAGGGGGCCGCCATGCTCGGCGCCATGCTGCTATACGCCGGCTTGAGCGTTCTCTTCTGGTGGATCGGCTCGGGCCTCCGGCGACTGAACCCGGCGGTGAGGATCTGGACCATCGTCCTGAGTGTGATCGGTCTGCTTGGCATCCCTATTGGGACGCTGATCAACGGTTACATTCTGTGGCTGGTTGCAGGGCGAACGGGCAGGTACATCTTCTCAGACGAGTACAGAGGCGTGATCGCGGCAACGCCACACATCCGCTACAAGTCATCGATCTTGATGTTGTTCCTTATCGCGTTCTTGATTGTCGTCTTGGTGCTGGTGTTTGGAGCTGTCATTACATCCGTTCGCCCTGACTAGTCGCGTAGGGTGGGGCCGATAGGCCCACCGCTGTTGTAGTTGCGGCCCGCCTGCGGTGGGCGTCCGCTTCGCCGACGCCCACCCTACGAACCTGCTGTGGCTGCTCTTCTCACTGCCGTCGATGAACCTGCTGACGCTCCTCATCAGCATCTGTGGCCTATGGTGCCTGATCGGTGCGAGGGCAAGGTTCATCTTTACGCCCGACTACCAACAGGTCATAGCCGCGACGCCGCACATCAGGTACCAGACCTCCAAGTGGGTCTGGATCTTGCTCGCGGTGCTGGTAGGCCTGATGTTGCTGGCAATCGCAGCAGCGTTCGTTCCCTCGCCGCAGTAGCCGGCTCGTGCAAGGCTCGGAGTGGGTTGCTACAGGTCCGATGGATCTCGCAGAGGCGCGGAGCCGCAGAGATTGCTCTAGCCTGCGACGTCTCAGCGACTCCGCGACTCTGCGTGAGGCAATCAATCTCGCTGGGTGCGCCGCTCGGACCACCGGCTTTGAAGAAGTGACCAGCCAGGTGCGAGAGTCGATTGTGATGCCGCCATGATAAAGACTCGCGCAGAGGCGCGGAGCCGCAGAGTTTGCTGTAGCCAGCGGCGACTCTGCGCCTTTGCGACTCTGCGTGAGACAACCAGCCGCAGCGCTTCGGCCGGCGAATCTTTGGGCGCCCGATCCGACTCGCGTAGCCCCGCGCCTTTGCCGTCTCTCACCCACTTGTCGTCGCCGGTTTGTTGTAGAAAACGGCCGCGCAGCGCGATCTAATTTAATAGCGCCGTGTGTTCACCGACCCTGCTAGTAGGTCTGGCAGGCTGCGGGAGGTGCTGCGCGCGTTGCCGCTGGAACCGCGAGAGTTAGAAGTGTGTCCGATCGACGCGCCCCAAAACGGACAAAACCCCCGCAAGCATTCTTGAAGGACTTAGCGTAATGGGCTAACTCAGAAGCACTTACGAAAAAATGGGGCGGAGATGCGCCCCGAGTTTTGTCCCCTCCGCGCGTGTTTTTGGACAAAACGAGATCGGACAAAACCCTGCCGAATCGTAGATGGAGCTGCTAAGAGAGCCCCGCCTGGGGGTCGGTGGCGATCCGCTCCGCGATGGCGGCAGGGTTGTCGTCTGGGCCGATGTCGATAAATCGGCACTCGCCCAGCCCGCGGAACCAGGTGCGTTGCCGCTTGGCGAAGCGGCGGGTGCGGGCCTTGATGAGCTCGACCGCCTCGGCCAGATCGTGCTTGCCGTTGAGGTAGTCGATCACCTCGCAGTAGCCGACCGCCTGCCGCGCGGTGCGGCCGAGTTGCTTGCCGCCGTCGATCAGCCCTTGGACTTCCTCGACCAGGCCGTCGTCGAACATCTGGTCGACGCGGCGCTCGATCCGCTCGCGCTGCTCGTCGCGGTCGCGGCGGAGCACGAACACACGACACTGGTCGGCCGGCACGCCGTCCTCGAACTCCATCTGCTGGTGACTGATCGGCTCGCCGGTGGAGCGGTACACCTCGAGCGCGCGGACGATGCGGCGGGTGTCGTTCACGTGGATCAGCGAGGCCGCCACCGGGTCGACCTGGGTGAGCCGCGCGTGCAGCGCCTCGGAGCCGACCGTTTCCAGCTCGGTGAGGATCTCGTTACGCAGGTCCCAGTCGGCGGGCGGGCCGTCGAAGAAGCCCCGCAGCAAACACTTGAGGTACAGCGGTGTGCCCCCCACGAACAGCGGCTGGCGGCCCCGGTCGCGGATCGCGCGGATCGCCTGGAACGACAGCTCGCGGTACTGCGCGACGCTGAATTCTTCGTCCGGGTCGACCACGTCGATCAGGTGGTGCGGCACGGCCCGCCGCAGCTCGGCGGGCGGCTTGGCGGTGCCGATATCCATGCCGCGGTACACGGCCATCGAGTCGAGCGACAGGATCTCGGCGTCGAGCCGCCGGGCGAGCTCCATCGCGACCGAGGTCTTGCCCACGGCCGTGGCGCCGGTCAGGTACCAGCAGTCGAGGGCCGGGTTTTCGGTGGTGGGGGTCATGTGTGCTGCTCCGCCAACCCGGCACGATTGCCTTAACGCCCGCGGCTGCCTAGACTTGAGGTTTGTTTTCGCCGCATTTTCCCCTGCTGGGGCCGGCTTTGCCAGGGCCCGGGCCCGTTCCTTCCCCACCCGCACCACCGCCATGCCCGAAGCCGCCCGGCCGATCGACGCCCTGGAAGAGACCATCCGGCAGCGCGCCGAGCTGGCGGCCGGCGACGGCCTGGGCAAGTCGTACACCGCGAAGCTGCTGACCGGCCCGCTTGAGAAGCTGTGCGGCAAGGTCACCGAGGAGGCGGGCGAGCTGGTCGAGGCCGCGCTGGAGGAAGGCGACGATGGCCGCACCCACTTCATCTACGAGGCGGGCGACCTGCTGTACCACACGCTGGTGCTGCTG
This genomic interval from Posidoniimonas corsicana contains the following:
- the hisE gene encoding phosphoribosyl-ATP diphosphatase, coding for MPEAARPIDALEETIRQRAELAAGDGLGKSYTAKLLTGPLEKLCGKVTEEAGELVEAALEEGDDGRTHFIYEAGDLLYHTLVLLRRRGVDLAEVESELARRFGVSGIEEKASRSK